TGCCATCCGCCGATAGCGCGTCGCCGCCGCTACCTTCGAACTTGGCCCCCGCGCAATTGAGGTCGCCGCTGATCTGTGCTCCAAGCAGTCGCACATCGCCGGTGGAGTTGAAGCCGTCTGAGAAAAAAACATCCCCCTGGATAACCGCTCCATCCCCAAGAAAAGCATTGCCGTTTTTGCCTAAAAACCTCGCATCTGTGCATTGCAGGTTGCCGCCAATCTGGGCACCCAGCAGTCGCACATCGCCTATGGATTGGAAGCCGCCGGAAAGAAAAACGCCACCCTGTATCACGGCGCGATCGGCCGACAAAGCGTTGCCCTCCTGACCGTCGAGTTTGGCACCGGTGAAATTCAAGTCTCCACCGATTTGTGCACCCATCAGTCGGACCTCGCCCTTGGCACTGAAGTCTTTGATGAAGTACACGTTGCCTTTGCAGTGCAAATCGTCCGCGGTCATCCCAGGCACGAAACTACCTGCAAGGTTCAAAGTCCCTTCGATTCTTGTCCCGTCGAAGATGGGGCATTCACAGAAATGTGAGTTGATCACCCGCAAACTCGTTGCTGCAGTTCCACCAGCCAGATCCAGACTCCCTTCGATCCAAGCTCCGTAGAGCCACAGCCCCTTTTCGTGCACAGGCGCGGCCTCATCGCCCCCCAGCGCCAGAAAGCGGATGAACTCAGCTCTTACCGCGTTCGTCTGTGATTTCTCGTCGGGTCGCTTGTCACCCAACATCGCTATGGAGCCTGCCGCACAGGCGTCCAGAAGCTTCTGCTCCCCTGATCTCAGCGTCCCGAACTCCGACAGAGTCCGGCCCTTGGCCTTGTTTGCCATATCGTTTTCCTCCCTCTCTGGATGTCGTGCATCCACTGTTGTGTCGTTGCCGGTGGGGGAGCATAAGCGGAAGCAATCCGGTGCTGGAGGCCACACGGGTGACATGGACGGGCGGGGGAAGCCTGCGCGCCGGCCGTTTGGGGCGCCAGCGTTGCATGCCGACAGGGGCGTACAACCTGCGCCGACACGCCGGGTGCGCAGCGGGCGGCAGCATGGTGGCTCTTCCTTAGGCGCGAGGAATGTCCTCCGCGCGGCGCGACTGCCCGGCCTCACCCCCATCTCAGGAGATCCACCTTGCACTTCAAAACCATCGCGGCTTTTCCACAGTATTCGTCGGCCTTGCCCTCGCGGCGGGTCGGCGCCCGCATCCTTCCGGCCATGGCCTGCATCGCTGCCGCCCTGGCCGCATTCCCCGCCACGGCGCAACCCCAGACGCTCCCCCAGCCCGTCCCCATCGCCACGGGCAACGGTCCCGCCACCCCCGCCGCTGCGCTCCCCGTCGCTAAGACCCAGGGCAAGCTGCGCTACACCTGCGGCGGCATCAGCGTGGACGAGTCGTCCGCGATGCGCGCGGCGATGAAGGACCACCCGCTGTCGCTGCTGTTCGCCGCGGCCGGGGGCGCCTATCTGGCGGATGTGGAGGTCAAGCTCGTGCCGCAGGGCTGGGGCGATGCCGAGTCGCTGACCTTCACCGCCTCGGGCCCCGTCTGCCTGCTGGACCTGCCCGCCGGCAGCTACGAGATCGAGGCGCGTTCCGGCGACAAGGAGAAGCGCCAGACCGTGATGGTCGGCAAGGACCCGAAGACGGTGGATTTCCGGTTCTGACCGGCTGGCGGCCGTTTTGGCCGCCGGGCCGGGGTTCATTCGCCGGCCAGCAGGCCCTGGACGATGGCCTCCCATTCGGCCGGCTCCACCGGCGTGATCGACAGCCGGTTGCCGCGCTGCAGCACGCGCATGGCTGCCAGGGTTGGGTGCTGCCGCAGTTCGGCCAGGCCGATCACCCGCGTCTTGCGCAGGGCCTGCACGTCCAGCAGGAGCCAGCGCGGGTTGCCCGGCGGCGATTTCGGGTCGTGGTAGGGCGACGCCGGGTCGAACTGCGTGGGGTCGGGCCGCGTGCCCGAGGCCACGCGCGCGATGCCGGCGATGCCCGGCTCGGCGCAGCTCGAGTGGTAGAAGAGCACGCCGTCGCCCACCTGCATGCCGTCGCGCATGAAGTTGCGCGCCTGGTAGTTGCGCACGCCGGTCCAGGGCACGGTGGCGCCGGGCGCGGCAAGCGCATCGTCGATGGAGCACTCTTCGGGCTCGGATTTCATGAGCCAGTAGCGCGAGGCGGGGCCATCACGGCCGGGGTCGCGGTCGTTGGAAGCAGGGGCGGCTTGGGAGGTCATGGGCAGGATGCTTTCAGCTAGGCGTGGCCGGTGGCGCGGGCCGGGCGCCGTCGCCCGGTGCCGCCCCAGCGCGGGTCGTCTTCGGCGGCGATGGCCAGCGGGTTGTTGCGCGGCTCGGAGAGCGGCGCGAGCAGGGCGCGCAGGTCGTCCTCGCCGAATTTCACGGCGCCCGCCGCGTCGCTGCCCAGCACGCCTTCGGTCAGGGCCTGCTTGCGGGCCTGCAGTTCGAGCATGCGTTCCTCGATGCTGCCTTCCACGACCAGGTGGTGGATGAAGACCGGCTTGTCCTGCCCGATGCGGTGCGCGCGCGCCGTGGCCTGTTCCATCACGGCAGGGTTCCACCAGGGGTCGAGGTGGATGACGGTATCGGCGGCCGTGAGGTTCAGGCCCGTGCCGCCGGCCTTGAGGCTCGCGAGCAGGATGGGCGCGTTGCCTTCGGCGGCCGGGTCCTGGAAACGCTGCACCACGGCGCCGCGTTGCGCCGGTGCCGTCCGCCCCGTGAGCGACAGGAAGGGCAGGCCGAGGGTCTGCAGGCGCTCGGCCACCAGCGCCAGCATGCCGGTGAACTGCGAGAACACCAGCACGCGGCGGCCTTCGTCCACCAGCGCGGGCAGCAGCTCGGACAGGCGGTCGAGCTTGGCGCTTTCCATGCCGGGCGTGGGCGGCACGCCTTTCACCAGGCGCGGATCGCAGCACACCTGGCGCAGCTTGAGCAGCGCATCCAGGATGGTGATCAGCCCGCCGTCGAAGCCCTGGCGCTCCAGCACGCGGCGCACCTGCCGGTCGGCGCCGGTGCGCACCGCTTCGTACAGCGCGCGCTGGTGGCCCTGCAGGGTGACGCGCTGGGTGATGGTGGTGCGCGGCGGCAACTCGGGCGCCACGTCGTCCTTGCGGCGCCGCAGGATGAAGGGGCGCACGCGCTGGGCCAGCAATCGGGCGCGCAGGGTCTCGCCGTTTTCCTCGATGGGTTTGCGCCAGCGCTGGGCGAAGCTGCGCGCGTCGCCCAGGAAGCCCGGCATCAGGAAGTCGAAATGCGCCCACAGCTCGCCCAGGTGGTTCTCGAGCGGCGTGCCGGTCAGGCACAGCAGGTGGTTGGCGCGCAGCCGGCGCAGCGCGCGGGCGCCGCGGCTGCCGGCGTTCTTGGCCATCTGGGCTTCGTCGAGGATCAGCAGGTGCCAGGGCTGCGCGGCCAGAGCGTCGGCATCGCGCCAGAGCAGGGGGTAGGTGGTCAGCACCAGATCGTGCCCCGGCGCCTGCAGGAAGTCGTGCGCCCGGTCCGGGCCGTGCAGGGCCAGCACGCGCAGGCCCGGCGCCATGCGCGCGGCCTCGGCCTGCCAGTTGAAGAGCAGCGAAGTCGGCACGACCACCAGTGCGGGCTGCCGCAGGCGGCCGGCCTCTTTCTCGGCCAGGATGTGCGCCAGGGCCTGCGCGGTCTTGCCCAGGCCCATGTCGTCGGCCAGGATGCCGCCCAGGCCCTGCGCGCGCAGGTACTGCAGCCAGGCGAGGCCCTCGCGCTGGTAGGGGCGCAGCGTGATGGCCAGCCCCGCGGGCGGTGCCACGGGCTGCGGCGTGCCGAGCGCCTGCAGGCGGCTGGCCAGGTGCGCCAGGCCCGTGTCGCCCTGCAGTTGCCAGGCGTGGTCGCGGCCGGTGTGGGCCTGCTGGCGCGCCACGCGGCCGCTCTGGTCGAGCGCGGCGCGCAGGGCTTCGATGCGGCGCGCCTCCCAGGCGCCCAGGTGCAGCGGGTCGCCGGGCTGCCGCTGGTGCAGGGCCGGGTCGGTGAGGAGATCCACCATGGCGCCGACGATGGCCTTGAGCGGCGCGGCGGGCGCGTCGATGCGGCGGCCACCCGGTGTGCGCAGGCGAATGGTGGCGTGGTCGTCGATGGCGGCCAGCGCGTGCGCGTCGAGCCAGCGCGGGTCGCGGCGCAGCAGGTCGGCCACCATGGGGGCGAGGTCGAGCGTCTCGCCGTCGATCTCCACGCCCAGGCTCAGCAGCCATGCGCCCTCGCGCTCGGGCAGGCGCAGCTTCTGCACGGCGCGGGCCCGCGGCGCGAGCGGGCCGGCCTCCCTGCCCACGACCTCTCCGGTGGCGCGGTCGAGCACGATGCGCCAGCGCTGCACCGGCACGCTTTCATGGGCGAAGCCCGGCCGCACCACCACGGCCCAGCCCAGCGCCTGCAGCCGGGGCACGGCGTCGGCCCAGAAGTCGCCGAACGCGGCTTCCTGCGGCAAGGTCCAGAGCGGGCCGGCGGGCGGCTGGGGGATGGAAAGCGGTTCATCCAGTGGCGGCAGGCCCTGCCCGGCCAGGGCGCTGCCGACCAGGCCCAGGCCCTGCCCGGGCGCACGCCACTGCAGGCGGTCGGCCGGCACGGGCACGAGGCCGGTATCGCGCAGGGTGTCGATGGCGTCGGCCTCGGCGCGCACGTCGCGGTGCAGCCAGCCGCCGGCCATGCCGGGCGCGGCGGTGCGCACGGGCGGCCGGGTGTTGAGCACGCTGACGGGGGCCGGCACCTCCCAGAGAGCGCCGTCGTCCAGCCGGTAGGTCCAGTCGACCTGCGCCAGGGTGACATTGCCCCCGCGCGGGCCGATGCCGCCGTGCGCGCGCATGCCGAGCAGCCCGTCGCCGCGCCCGAGGGTGCGCAGCGTGAGCCGCGGCTGGAACGGTGCCGGCTGCCGCGCAGCGGCCGCTGGGGCGGGGTCGCCAGAGTCCTTCGCGGGCTGGGCGGGCACATCCTGCGGGGTAGCAACTGCGCAGGCGCCTCCTGAGGCCGGCGCGGGGGCCTCCTCGCGCAGGCGGGCCATGGCGCGTTCGGCTTCCGGGCCGGTGAGGGGCGGCAGGTGGGCCAGCGACGCCGGCCCGCCCTGGGCACGCAGGGCCGCGACCCAGGCGCCGATGGCCTCTTCGCGCGGCGCAGGCGGCGGGGATGGGGCGGGGGCGCTGCGCGGGCGGGGCATCGCCGCATTGTGCCGCCGCAGCGGCGCGCCGGCGAATGTCAGGGTCGAAACCCCTTCATGCCGCCGGATCCATTCAATAGTTTGCTATCAATTAAGTAGCATTATTGGACTGTTTGCCTGCGTCGGCGGGCGCGGGCAACTGCAGTCCCGCTGCCTTGGCCACCTGCACACAGTCGCGCAGGTGCATCTCGCCCAGGTAGCGCAGGGTGGCATAGCCCAGCGCGGCCGACACGGCCTGCCCGGCCAGCGGCACGAACTTGGCGGCCTGCTGCGCGGTCAGGCGCACGCCGATCAGCCGCAGGGCGCGCATCACCAGCTCGCGCGTGACCATGCGGCCCACCAAGGCGGAGCCCACCATGCCCACCGCCTTCTGCACCTGCTCGCGCTTGTGCGGGGTGAGCCGGTCGATCTGCTCGGGCGTGAGGCCGAACTCCGCGTTGATCTGCGGGATGAGCCGGGTCAGCAGCGCCGCGTCCACGGCCCAGTCGAGCCCGGGCACGGGCACCACACCGGCGGCGGCGGCCATGAGCGCCCGGCGGTGCAGCAGCTTGCGGCTGCGCTCCACGGCGGCGAGCAGGGCGGGGTGGCCGTCCGCCAGCGCCTGGGCGTCGGGCGCCTTGCCGGCACCGGGGCGGCGCGCGGCGCCGTCGTCTTGGGGATCGGGGTGGGAGCGGGCCGTCACGGTTCGGAATGCGAAGAGGAAGGGGGTGGAGGGAGCGGAGGGGGCCGCCCGGCGCATGCCGTCGCCGGGTGGCCGGGTTCTCAGCGGGATTTGCTCTTGACCATGCCGTAGATGGCCAGCAGCACGATGGCGCCGACCACCGACGCGATCCAGCCGGCGGCTTCGCCCTGCTGGTACCAACCCATGGCGACACCCACGTAGGTGGCGAGGAACGAACCGGCCACGCCCAGCAGCATGGTCATGATCCAGCCGAGTTTGTCGTCCCCGGGTTTGAGCGCGCGGGCGAGCAGGCCCACGACGAGGCCGACGATCAGGGTTCCAAGCAGCGAGAACATGGCGGAGGGTCTTTCCAGGAAAAGCAAGGGGTTGG
The DNA window shown above is from Acidovorax sp. NCPPB 4044 and carries:
- a CDS encoding carboxypeptidase regulatory-like domain-containing protein, coding for MHFKTIAAFPQYSSALPSRRVGARILPAMACIAAALAAFPATAQPQTLPQPVPIATGNGPATPAAALPVAKTQGKLRYTCGGISVDESSAMRAAMKDHPLSLLFAAAGGAYLADVEVKLVPQGWGDAESLTFTASGPVCLLDLPAGSYEIEARSGDKEKRQTVMVGKDPKTVDFRF
- a CDS encoding EVE domain-containing protein, with the translated sequence MKSEPEECSIDDALAAPGATVPWTGVRNYQARNFMRDGMQVGDGVLFYHSSCAEPGIAGIARVASGTRPDPTQFDPASPYHDPKSPPGNPRWLLLDVQALRKTRVIGLAELRQHPTLAAMRVLQRGNRLSITPVEPAEWEAIVQGLLAGE
- a CDS encoding DEAD/DEAH box helicase, producing the protein MPRPRSAPAPSPPPAPREEAIGAWVAALRAQGGPASLAHLPPLTGPEAERAMARLREEAPAPASGGACAVATPQDVPAQPAKDSGDPAPAAAARQPAPFQPRLTLRTLGRGDGLLGMRAHGGIGPRGGNVTLAQVDWTYRLDDGALWEVPAPVSVLNTRPPVRTAAPGMAGGWLHRDVRAEADAIDTLRDTGLVPVPADRLQWRAPGQGLGLVGSALAGQGLPPLDEPLSIPQPPAGPLWTLPQEAAFGDFWADAVPRLQALGWAVVVRPGFAHESVPVQRWRIVLDRATGEVVGREAGPLAPRARAVQKLRLPEREGAWLLSLGVEIDGETLDLAPMVADLLRRDPRWLDAHALAAIDDHATIRLRTPGGRRIDAPAAPLKAIVGAMVDLLTDPALHQRQPGDPLHLGAWEARRIEALRAALDQSGRVARQQAHTGRDHAWQLQGDTGLAHLASRLQALGTPQPVAPPAGLAITLRPYQREGLAWLQYLRAQGLGGILADDMGLGKTAQALAHILAEKEAGRLRQPALVVVPTSLLFNWQAEAARMAPGLRVLALHGPDRAHDFLQAPGHDLVLTTYPLLWRDADALAAQPWHLLILDEAQMAKNAGSRGARALRRLRANHLLCLTGTPLENHLGELWAHFDFLMPGFLGDARSFAQRWRKPIEENGETLRARLLAQRVRPFILRRRKDDVAPELPPRTTITQRVTLQGHQRALYEAVRTGADRQVRRVLERQGFDGGLITILDALLKLRQVCCDPRLVKGVPPTPGMESAKLDRLSELLPALVDEGRRVLVFSQFTGMLALVAERLQTLGLPFLSLTGRTAPAQRGAVVQRFQDPAAEGNAPILLASLKAGGTGLNLTAADTVIHLDPWWNPAVMEQATARAHRIGQDKPVFIHHLVVEGSIEERMLELQARKQALTEGVLGSDAAGAVKFGEDDLRALLAPLSEPRNNPLAIAAEDDPRWGGTGRRRPARATGHA
- a CDS encoding GlsB/YeaQ/YmgE family stress response membrane protein, producing the protein MFSLLGTLIVGLVVGLLARALKPGDDKLGWIMTMLLGVAGSFLATYVGVAMGWYQQGEAAGWIASVVGAIVLLAIYGMVKSKSR